One Glycine max cultivar Williams 82 chromosome 3, Glycine_max_v4.0, whole genome shotgun sequence DNA window includes the following coding sequences:
- the LOC100775429 gene encoding protein PHYTOCHROME KINASE SUBSTRATE 4 has translation MEREILTKTVRNRDASFSSYLRPDNKATPITTAAPIEDATTELSIFDARKYFNDDDSSNNNNNNANNIQKVSISRVSPMERIPERGDAIITEATRYSSASSSVDSYAQIRNYRAQSFHTATPTASSEASWNSQTGLLSHPPGAIPVSMQNPQNPKNLPNPKFSKSIWLLRRKCPCTGKKSVRVKESTQESKSQISQQERDYEHHNNNNVRNHITPNNWILNQTPAPIPALAPATATIVAAKSQQFNNSNSHRVVSSVRVPFTDGFTFPVLHPNNSISKLKLANVNSVVEEDPPRESLEVFRPPDEPSPNPSPKQLNFPFPAKANVVEDDAASDASSDLFEIESFSTATQSTYPAAYRRNSRDSFDEASATASASASTSTTATATSTATGFFYGRRSMDEGSTTPTITECYEPSEASIEWSVTTAEGHDDAVSNGVVVEEKWKRKGGNGLLVSCRSQKAVSVGPQPVKCGSEGQRNATSSLSSHVNVIGSVNKPPLAHARGHRNAPRVSLAFAT, from the coding sequence atggAAAGAGAGATACTGACGAAGACGGTGAGAAATAGAGATGCTTCTTTCTCATCCTATCTCAGACCAGATAACAAGGCAACACCAATTACTACTGCTGCACCTATTGAAGATGCCACTACTGAGCTTAGCATATTCGATGCTCGCAAATACTTCAATGATGAtgacagcagcaacaacaacaacaacaatgctaACAATATTCAAAAGGTTAGCATCAGCAGAGTCTCTCCCATGGAGAGAATTCCAGAGAGGGGTGATGCCATCATCACAGAAGCAACCAGATACTCCTCTGCTTCATCCTCTGTGGACAGCTATGCCCAAATCAGAAACTACAGAGCCCAATCGTTCCACACGGCAACTCCAACGGCTTCCTCAGAAGCCAGCTGGAACAGCCAGACAGGGTTGCTATCTCACCCTCCAGGGGCAATCCCTGTCTCAATGCAAAACCCTCAAAACCCTAAAAACCTCCCAAACCCCAAATTCTCCAAATCAATTTGGCTCCTAAGGCGGAAATGTCCTTGCACGGGGAAAAAATCAGTTCGAGTCAAAGAATCAACACAAGAATCCAAATCTCAGATATCGCAACAAGAAAGAGATTACGAAcatcacaacaacaacaacgttcGTAATCACATCACACCGAATAATTGGATTCTGAATCAAACCCCAGCACCAATACCAGCATTAGCACCAGCAACCGCAACAATTGTCGCTGCAAAATCGCAACAATTTAATAATTCTAACTCTCACAGAGTTGTTAGCTCTGTGAGAGTACCGTTCACTGATGGATTCACTTTCCCTGTGCTACACCCTAACAATTCAATCTCGAAACTAAAACTCGCGAACGTTAACAGCGTCGTCGAGGAAGATCCGCCGCGTGAATCCCTGGAGGTTTTCCGTCCGCCGGACGAGCCGTCTCCGAATCCGTCGCCGAAGCAGCTCAACTTCCCGTTCCCGGCGAAGGCAAACGTCGTGGAAGACGACGCCGCGAGCGACGCGAGCTCCGATCTCTTCGAGATCGAGAGCTTCTCCACCGCGACGCAGTCGACCTACCCCGCCGCGTACCGCCGCAACAGCAGAGACTCGTTCGACGAAGCCTCCGCCACCGCCTCCGCTTCCGCCTCGACCTCCACCACCGCCACCGCCACCTCCACCGCGACAGGATTCTTCTACGGCAGAAGAAGCATGGACGAAGGTTCAACCACTCCAACGATAACCGAATGCTACGAGCCGAGCGAGGCGAGCATCGAGTGGAGCGTGACCACCGCGGAGGGACACGACGACGCCGTTTCCAACGGCGTCGTCGTCGAAGAAAAGTGGAAGCGGAAAGGTGGAAACGGTTTGTTGGTGAGCTGTCGGAGCCAGAAGGCGGTTAGCGTGGGGCCGCAACCGGTGAAATGTGGATCAGAGGGACAAAGAAATGCCACGTCATCGTTATCATCACATGTGAACGTGATTGGGAGTGTAAATAAGCCACCACTTGCTCATGCTAGGGGTCACCGCAACGCACCTCGCGTGTCGCTTGCTTTCGCGACATAG